A part of Deinococcus aquaedulcis genomic DNA contains:
- a CDS encoding Crp/Fnr family transcriptional regulator, with amino-acid sequence MNYPSLVWHLKRTELFADLELAELERVAASTPYRSYGPGEVIYRMDDPADALYFVRSGLVKISKLFPNGKEAILGVIGQHDTFGELLLQPEERRPTQAEALERTTLIVLPRSELQKLLGSKPDLAMKLIRLMAARLFEAQAWTATVSAYSAPERVASLLYRLAREFGRPHSQGVELNLKLNQEDIARMVGATRETVSHSLGKLKQDGAIVRARTPIIVRMDALKRYIEQGS; translated from the coding sequence ATGAACTATCCGAGCCTGGTCTGGCACCTCAAGAGAACGGAGCTGTTCGCCGACCTTGAACTTGCCGAACTGGAGCGCGTGGCGGCCAGCACGCCCTACCGCTCGTATGGGCCCGGCGAAGTGATCTACCGCATGGACGACCCGGCCGACGCGCTGTACTTCGTGCGCAGCGGCCTGGTAAAAATCAGCAAGCTGTTTCCCAACGGCAAGGAAGCGATTCTGGGCGTCATCGGCCAGCACGACACCTTTGGTGAACTGCTGCTGCAACCCGAAGAGCGCCGCCCCACCCAGGCCGAGGCGCTGGAACGCACCACCCTGATCGTGCTGCCGCGCAGCGAACTGCAAAAGCTGCTGGGCAGCAAGCCGGATCTGGCCATGAAGCTCATTCGCCTGATGGCCGCCCGCCTCTTTGAAGCGCAGGCCTGGACCGCCACGGTGAGCGCCTACAGCGCCCCGGAGCGCGTCGCCAGCCTTCTCTACCGCCTGGCGCGTGAATTTGGCCGCCCCCACAGCCAGGGCGTGGAACTGAACCTGAAGCTGAACCAGGAAGACATTGCCCGCATGGTGGGCGCCACCCGTGAAACGGTCAGCCACTCGCTGGGCAAGCTGAAGCAGGACGGCGCGATTGTCCGCGCCCGCACGCCGATCATCGTGCGGATGGACGCGCTGAAGCGGTATATCGAGCAGGGCAGCTGA
- a CDS encoding acyl-CoA dehydrogenase C-terminal domain-containing protein produces the protein MPTYKAPLRDIKFLMNELLDAPGQLAQMPYYAQNETADADLLSQVLDEAARFVESELVPLNAVGDKEGCTRHENGDVTTPTGFKAAYQKYTQAGWSALDADPNYGGQGMPHLISNVLVEMMNSANVAWAMYPGLSHGAYSALHAVGSDELKNLYLPKIVSGEWTGTMCLTEPHAGTDLGMIRTKAADNGDGSYSITGTKIFISAGEHDMAENIVHLVLARLDGSPEGTKGISLFLVPKFIPTADGRVGQRNGVVCGSLEHKMGIHGNATAVLNFDGAKGWLVGEVNKGMNHMFIMMNAARLGTGLQGLGLGEVAYQNALAYAKDRTQMRHEPRVNPSEQADPIIVHPDVRRMLLTGKAYSEAGRAMAMWLALSLDTEHHHPDEAKRKEAADLVALLTPIAKAFMTDNGFNVAVQSQQVFGGHGYIQEWGMEQFVRDARIGQIYEGTNGIQALDLLGRKVLMDGGKKLQKLAGTLQAFVEEHEDDEAIGEYVSQLGKAAQQLGSLTMVVGQKAMQEGGADEVNAAAVDYLRFFGHVVYGYLWARMAKIAQDKIDAGQDKDGFYLAKVQTARFYFAKLFPEIKTLATTIKAGNETLAVDDRVFGLDKQLVGA, from the coding sequence ATGCCCACCTACAAAGCCCCCCTGCGCGACATCAAGTTCCTGATGAACGAGCTGCTGGACGCCCCCGGCCAGCTGGCCCAGATGCCCTACTACGCCCAGAACGAGACGGCCGACGCCGATCTGCTGAGCCAGGTGCTGGACGAGGCCGCGCGCTTCGTGGAAAGCGAACTGGTGCCCCTGAACGCTGTGGGCGACAAGGAAGGCTGCACCCGCCACGAGAACGGCGACGTGACCACCCCCACCGGCTTCAAGGCCGCGTACCAGAAGTACACCCAGGCGGGCTGGTCCGCGCTGGACGCCGACCCCAACTACGGCGGCCAGGGCATGCCTCACCTGATCAGCAACGTGCTGGTCGAGATGATGAACTCCGCGAACGTGGCCTGGGCCATGTACCCCGGCCTGTCACACGGCGCCTACTCCGCCCTGCATGCTGTGGGCAGCGACGAGCTGAAGAACCTGTACCTGCCCAAGATCGTTTCGGGCGAGTGGACTGGCACCATGTGCCTCACCGAGCCCCACGCCGGCACCGACCTGGGCATGATCCGCACCAAGGCCGCCGACAACGGCGACGGCTCCTACAGCATCACCGGCACCAAGATCTTCATCTCGGCAGGTGAACACGACATGGCCGAGAACATCGTGCACCTCGTGCTGGCCCGTCTGGACGGCAGCCCCGAGGGCACCAAGGGCATCTCGCTGTTCCTGGTGCCCAAGTTCATCCCGACCGCCGATGGCCGCGTGGGCCAGCGCAACGGCGTGGTGTGCGGCAGCCTGGAACACAAGATGGGCATTCACGGCAATGCCACGGCCGTTCTGAACTTCGACGGGGCCAAGGGCTGGCTGGTCGGCGAAGTGAACAAGGGCATGAACCACATGTTCATCATGATGAACGCCGCGCGACTGGGCACCGGTCTGCAGGGCCTGGGCCTGGGCGAGGTGGCCTACCAGAACGCCCTGGCCTACGCCAAGGACCGCACCCAGATGCGCCACGAGCCCCGCGTGAACCCCAGCGAGCAGGCCGACCCCATCATCGTGCACCCCGACGTGCGCCGCATGCTGCTGACCGGCAAGGCTTACAGCGAAGCTGGCCGCGCCATGGCCATGTGGCTGGCCCTGAGCCTGGATACCGAGCACCACCACCCCGACGAGGCCAAGCGCAAGGAAGCCGCCGATCTGGTGGCCCTGCTGACCCCCATCGCCAAGGCCTTCATGACCGACAACGGCTTCAACGTGGCGGTGCAGAGCCAGCAGGTCTTCGGCGGCCACGGCTACATCCAGGAGTGGGGCATGGAGCAGTTCGTCCGTGACGCCCGCATTGGCCAGATCTACGAGGGCACCAACGGCATTCAGGCGCTGGACCTGCTGGGCCGCAAGGTGCTGATGGACGGCGGCAAGAAGCTGCAGAAGCTGGCCGGCACCCTCCAGGCCTTTGTGGAAGAGCACGAGGACGACGAGGCCATCGGCGAGTACGTGTCGCAGCTGGGCAAGGCCGCGCAGCAGCTGGGCTCGCTGACGATGGTTGTGGGCCAGAAGGCCATGCAGGAGGGCGGCGCCGACGAGGTGAACGCCGCTGCGGTGGACTACCTGCGCTTCTTCGGCCACGTGGTGTACGGCTACCTGTGGGCCCGCATGGCCAAGATCGCCCAGGACAAGATTGATGCCGGTCAGGACAAGGACGGCTTCTACCTTGCCAAGGTGCAGACGGCCCGGTTCTACTTCGCTAAGCTGTTCCCCGAGATCAAGACGCTGGCCACCACCATCAAGGCCGGCAACGAAACCCTGGCCGTGGACGACCGCGTGTTCGGCCTGGACAAGCAGCTCGTCGGCGCGTAA
- a CDS encoding winged helix-turn-helix domain-containing protein, translating to MTPQASLQITDPSAARALHQHHAFLGLFVQPQSPSEVAVRAGMAANLVHHHARRLTDCGLLFEQRREGGRVYFQLAAREFRVPMTLLPPGDAQGNGTADLQDLSGGFLRAYERSWALVHDGEEDVYGFGDAHHPAPPMTPPDAPSPEGHPAHLDRLTLHLSPQRYRQLARALSALLEEAQAEGHSAGGVPCTLAVLAFRAEDTPHRSLSRAVNSFLGADPA from the coding sequence ATGACCCCACAGGCGTCCCTGCAGATCACCGATCCCTCAGCGGCCCGCGCGCTGCACCAGCATCACGCTTTTCTGGGCCTGTTCGTGCAGCCGCAGTCGCCCAGTGAGGTGGCGGTACGGGCTGGCATGGCGGCCAACCTCGTGCACCACCACGCCCGGCGCCTGACGGATTGCGGGCTGCTGTTCGAGCAGCGGCGCGAAGGTGGACGGGTGTACTTTCAGCTGGCGGCCCGCGAATTTCGCGTCCCCATGACGCTGCTGCCGCCCGGCGACGCGCAAGGCAACGGCACCGCTGACCTGCAGGATTTGAGCGGTGGCTTCCTGCGCGCCTACGAGCGGTCCTGGGCCCTGGTCCATGACGGCGAGGAGGATGTGTACGGCTTTGGGGATGCCCACCATCCGGCCCCGCCCATGACCCCGCCCGACGCGCCCAGCCCCGAGGGCCACCCGGCCCATCTGGACCGCCTGACGCTGCACCTGAGCCCACAGCGATACCGGCAGCTGGCCCGCGCCCTGAGCGCCCTGCTGGAGGAAGCCCAGGCGGAAGGCCACAGCGCCGGCGGGGTGCCCTGCACCCTGGCCGTGCTGGCTTTCCGCGCCGAGGACACGCCCCACCGCAGCCTGTCGCGTGCCGTGAACAGCTTTCTGGGCGCTGACCCAGCCTGA
- a CDS encoding GreA/GreB family elongation factor → MPHTTQLTPEGHERLQRLLQQEYARLEEARRVVQEQMSANDNENLGLSAAQQDLLALQERIAALEDSLAQATVLAPAPGAPNTAQLGSLVTLQDVASGRERRLQLVAPLEASAVAGERPRVSTESPVGQALLGRRVGEAFTVNLGPRSATYRVLSLDS, encoded by the coding sequence ATGCCCCACACCACCCAACTCACCCCGGAAGGCCACGAGCGCCTGCAGCGCCTGTTGCAGCAGGAGTACGCCCGCTTGGAAGAAGCCCGCCGCGTGGTGCAGGAGCAAATGAGCGCCAACGACAACGAGAACCTGGGCCTCAGCGCCGCGCAGCAGGACCTGCTGGCCCTGCAGGAGCGCATTGCCGCGCTGGAAGACAGTCTGGCGCAGGCCACCGTGCTGGCGCCTGCCCCCGGCGCCCCCAATACCGCCCAGCTGGGCAGCCTGGTGACCTTGCAGGACGTGGCGTCCGGGCGCGAACGGCGCTTGCAACTGGTGGCACCCCTAGAGGCTTCGGCGGTGGCGGGCGAGCGGCCACGGGTGAGCACCGAGAGCCCGGTGGGGCAGGCCCTGCTGGGGCGCCGGGTGGGCGAGGCCTTCACGGTGAACCTGGGGCCACGAAGTGCCACCTACCGGGTGCTGAGCCTGGACAGTTGA
- a CDS encoding TAXI family TRAP transporter solute-binding subunit, translated as MKRRLLSLATLLLCAPLSGAATPTFLNVATGSSTGTYSTMFKNIGKVCTQSAYLKERGTSGSLENIDLLLGNEVSLAFVQSDVLKAKQQIDGDTRVQNIKALLPLHSEEVHLFAKPVVQKRDLLGRVTTTGVGTFNDLKGKRVAAWGGSIITARVLSAKLGVPFAVLSVKDRDSAFALLRANQADAVLAVVGQPATWVKDLSGVNLIPVPYTPALQGIYTSAKLLYPTLGAGSVPTVAVQSVLATRDFKTPEKKDLLLKYQKCAMSKLVNLQEDEGMHPKWQEVTFKTWPWPQYK; from the coding sequence ATGAAGCGACGCCTGCTGTCTCTGGCCACCCTGCTGCTGTGCGCCCCCCTGAGCGGGGCCGCCACGCCCACCTTTCTGAATGTGGCGACGGGCAGCTCAACGGGCACCTACTCCACCATGTTCAAGAACATTGGCAAGGTGTGCACCCAGAGCGCCTACCTGAAAGAACGCGGCACCAGCGGCAGCCTGGAGAACATTGACCTGCTGCTGGGCAACGAGGTCTCGCTGGCCTTTGTGCAGAGCGATGTGCTGAAGGCCAAACAGCAGATTGACGGGGACACACGGGTTCAGAACATCAAGGCCCTGCTGCCGCTGCACAGCGAAGAGGTGCACCTCTTTGCCAAGCCGGTGGTGCAGAAGCGCGACCTGCTGGGGCGCGTGACCACCACGGGCGTGGGCACCTTCAACGACCTGAAGGGCAAGCGCGTGGCGGCCTGGGGCGGCAGCATCATTACAGCCCGGGTGCTGAGTGCCAAGCTGGGCGTGCCTTTTGCGGTGCTGTCGGTCAAGGACCGCGACTCCGCCTTTGCCCTGCTGCGCGCCAACCAGGCCGACGCGGTGCTGGCCGTGGTGGGGCAGCCCGCCACCTGGGTCAAGGATCTCAGCGGCGTGAACCTGATTCCGGTGCCGTACACGCCCGCCCTGCAGGGCATTTACACCAGCGCCAAGCTACTGTACCCCACCCTGGGCGCGGGCAGCGTGCCCACCGTGGCCGTGCAGAGCGTGCTGGCCACCCGCGACTTTAAAACCCCCGAGAAAAAGGACCTGCTGTTGAAATACCAGAAGTGCGCCATGAGCAAACTGGTGAACCTGCAAGAAGACGAGGGCATGCACCCCAAATGGCAGGAAGTGACGTTTAAAACTTGGCCCTGGCCGCAGTACAAGTAA
- a CDS encoding excalibur calcium-binding domain-containing protein: protein MKNTIRASALALALLGAAQAATAVTTTTANLRRAPSMSGAVVAVVPQGRLLTVACQGSWCRTTYQGRGGYMARSLLRPVTRSAPLAGQGTRFFASCQAMRRAGVAPLRIGNVGYRVGLDQNRNGWACELGER from the coding sequence ATGAAGAACACCATTCGGGCTTCGGCCCTGGCTCTGGCGCTGCTGGGCGCGGCGCAGGCCGCCACCGCCGTCACCACCACCACCGCCAACCTGCGCCGCGCGCCGTCCATGTCGGGCGCCGTGGTGGCGGTGGTGCCCCAGGGCCGCCTGCTGACGGTGGCCTGCCAGGGCAGCTGGTGCCGCACGACGTACCAGGGCCGGGGCGGGTACATGGCGCGCAGCCTCCTGCGCCCGGTGACGCGCAGTGCGCCACTGGCCGGTCAGGGCACCCGCTTTTTTGCCTCCTGTCAGGCCATGCGCCGGGCTGGGGTGGCCCCACTGCGCATAGGCAACGTGGGCTACCGCGTGGGCCTGGACCAGAACCGCAACGGCTGGGCCTGCGAGCTGGGCGAGCGGTAA